A window of the Xenopus laevis strain J_2021 chromosome 9_10L, Xenopus_laevis_v10.1, whole genome shotgun sequence genome harbors these coding sequences:
- the tnnc2.L gene encoding troponin C2, fast skeletal type L homeolog, with amino-acid sequence MAQPTDQQQDARSFLSEEMIAEFKAAFDMFDTDGGGDISTKELGTVMRMLGQTPTKEELDAIIEEVDEDGSGTIDFEEFLVMMVRQMKEDAQGKSEEELAECFRIFDKNADGYIDGEELAEILRSSGESITDEEIEELMKDGDKNNDGKIDFDEFLKMMEGVQ; translated from the exons ATGGCGCAG CCTACAGACCAGCAGCAAGATGCGAGGTCCTTCCTCAGCGAGGAAATGATTGCTG AGTTCAAGGCCGCCTTTGACATGTTTGACACTGATGGTGGCGGTGACATCAGCACCAAGGAGTTGGGAACTGTCATGAGGATGTTGGGACAGACCCCAACCAAGGAGGAGTTGGATGCCATCATTGAGGAAGTAGATGAGGATG GCAGCGGCACTATTGACTTTGAAGAGTTCTTGGTCATGATGGTGCGCCAGATGAAAGAGGATGCGCAGGGCAAAAGTGAAGAGGAGTTGGCTGAGTGCTTCCGTATTTTTGACAA GAATGCTGATGGGTACATTGATGGCGAGGAGTTAGCTGAAATCCTCCGTTCCTCAGGTGAGAGCATCACAGATGAGGAGATTGAAGAGCTTATGAAAGATGGAGACAAAAACAACGATGGCAAAATTGACTTTGATG AGTTCCTGAAGATGATGGAAGGTGTGCAGTAA
- the tnnc2.L gene encoding troponin C2, fast skeletal type L homeolog isoform X1, with protein sequence MPTDQQQDARSFLSEEMIAEFKAAFDMFDTDGGGDISTKELGTVMRMLGQTPTKEELDAIIEEVDEDGSGTIDFEEFLVMMVRQMKEDAQGKSEEELAECFRIFDKNADGYIDGEELAEILRSSGESITDEEIEELMKDGDKNNDGKIDFDEFLKMMEGVQ encoded by the exons CCTACAGACCAGCAGCAAGATGCGAGGTCCTTCCTCAGCGAGGAAATGATTGCTG AGTTCAAGGCCGCCTTTGACATGTTTGACACTGATGGTGGCGGTGACATCAGCACCAAGGAGTTGGGAACTGTCATGAGGATGTTGGGACAGACCCCAACCAAGGAGGAGTTGGATGCCATCATTGAGGAAGTAGATGAGGATG GCAGCGGCACTATTGACTTTGAAGAGTTCTTGGTCATGATGGTGCGCCAGATGAAAGAGGATGCGCAGGGCAAAAGTGAAGAGGAGTTGGCTGAGTGCTTCCGTATTTTTGACAA GAATGCTGATGGGTACATTGATGGCGAGGAGTTAGCTGAAATCCTCCGTTCCTCAGGTGAGAGCATCACAGATGAGGAGATTGAAGAGCTTATGAAAGATGGAGACAAAAACAACGATGGCAAAATTGACTTTGATG AGTTCCTGAAGATGATGGAAGGTGTGCAGTAA